A single window of Ictalurus punctatus breed USDA103 chromosome 27, Coco_2.0, whole genome shotgun sequence DNA harbors:
- the rxfp3.3a1 gene encoding relaxin-3 receptor 1: protein MGNVEVITTEDFFQSDTANSSISFGSLEDIDVSADGSPLLRCFISVTYAVVCAAGLVGNLFVLVFIRARQARRKSETNVFVLHLAVTDFQFALTLPFWAADAALDFSWPFGDVMCKLVLSATVMNMYAGVFFLTAMSVARYRCVASALKERRGARSSVKLVAAVLWLLATAATAPTSIFSTVNEVAGEKLCLLRFPNGQLWLAVYHLQKILLAFVIPMATVSISYLLLLRLVHRRSLKPRSSVTRSVAVLVLSFFLCWMPNHAVTLWGVLVKLNAARWNKAYYAVHTYVFPLTVCLAHANSCLNPVIYCLMRREFRRKLRHFFLRD, encoded by the coding sequence ATGGGGAACGTCGAAGTGATAACGACAGAGGATTTCTTTCAGAGCGACACAGCGAACAGTTCGATAAGTTTTGGAAGTCTAGAGGACATCGACGTGTCGGCAGACGGCAGTCCGCTCCTGCGCTGCTTTATCTCCGTTACCTACGCGGTGGTGTGCGCCGCGGGTTTGGTGGGCAACTTGTTTGTGCTCGTGTTTATCCGGGCGAGACAAGCGCGCAGGAAATCCGAGACCAATGTCTTCGTGCTCCATCTGGCCGTGACGGATTTCCAGTTCGCGCTCACGCTGCCGTTCTGGGCTGCAGACGCCGCGCTGGACTTCAGCTGGCCGTTTGGCGATGTCATGTGCAAGCTCGTGCTTTCGGCCACGGTGATGAACATGTACGCGGGTGTATTCTTTCTCACTGCCATGAGCGTCGCGCGCTACCGGTGCGTGGCATCCGCGCTGAAGGAGCGCCGAGGCGCGCGCTCCTCTGTCAAACTCGTAGCTGCCGTGTTGTGGTTGCTGGCCACAGCTGCCACCGCGCCTACGTCCATTTTCTCCACGGTTAACGAGGTGGCCGGAGAAAAGCTCTGTCTCTTACGCTTTCCAAACGGTCAGCTCTGGTTAGCTGTGTACCACCTGCAGAAAATCCTGCTCGCCTTTGTGATACCCATGGCCACCGTCTCTATCAGCtacctgctgctgctgaggctCGTGCACCGCCGCAGCTTGAAGCCTAGATCAAGCGTCACCCGCTCGGTCGCCGTGCTAGTGTTGTCCTTCTTCCTCTGCTGGATGCCCAATCACGCCGTGACACTGTGGGGAGTCCTGGTGAAGCTGAACGCCGCGCGCTGGAACAAGGCATATTACGCGGTGCACACCTACGTCTTCCCGCTCACCGTGTGTCTGGCTCACGCGAACAGCTGCTTAAACCCGGTTATTTACTGCCTCATGCGCAGAGAGTTCAGGCGGAAGCTACGGCACTTTTTCCTCCGTGACTGA